Part of the Thermoproteales archaeon genome is shown below.
GTCACCCACATTCGCCTTGGAGCGCAATATACTAGGGAGCATAAACGATAGGGCTAGACCGATAGCTATTCCTAGAACAAGGGAAATGGCGAGCAATGGAACCGTTTTTACGAATTGAAGCTTCACAGTATATCCACTATATAGATTTAGCTTAAACAAGATATAAATCCTTGTTTAAAACGTGTTTTAAACACGCATTTCACTTAGAATCATAGCTTGTTTCACTAATAATAGTTTCGGTGGGGAAATTGGTACCACATATTAAGACTGAAAATCTGACAAAGGTTTACAAATTAGGTGGAAAAGATATCAGAGCCGTTGACGAAGTTAACCTGGAAGTTCCAAAGGGAAGCATCTTTGGCTTGCTGGGGAGAAACGGCGCTGGCAAGAGCACGCTGATACACGTGCTCATGGGCACCGTTCTCCCTACGAGCGGCAAAGGAACTGTGCTAGGCTACGACATAGTAAAAGAGTCTTTGAAGATAAGAGAGAAGGTCGGGTTTATGCCCGAAGGGCTTGGCTTTTACGAAGATTTAACTGCTGAACAGAATCTCATGGCAATAGCTAGGCTTATAGGCTTGAAGAAACCTACAGAGAGTGTTAGAGAGTGCCTAAAGCTTGTCGGCCTCTGGGAGTATAGGCAGAGGAAATATGGGGAAATGTCTACAGGCATGAGGCAAAGGCTCGGCATAGCGCAGGCCCTGCTTAAGGACCCTGAGTTGCTAGTGCTAGACGAGCCTACATCAGGTGTAGATCCAGACGGCGCAAGGGAGTTTAGGAGGCTTATCCAAGAGCTGAATAAGCAGGGTAGAACTATTTTCATATCTACGCACCTGCTCTACGAAATAGGCCCGCTCTTCACCCACATAGCAGTAATGAGACAGGGCAAAATAGTGGTTCAAGGATCAGTAAGCTACCTTAAGGAGAAGTTGATGGCGGGTCAGGGCTACGTGTACGAAGTGGAACTGAGCGAGCCGTCACAGGTTATTATTGATAGAATACGCTCACTAAACGGTGTAAAGGAAGCAATACTTGAGGGTAACAAGCTTGTGGCTCTATGTAGCAAGCCCTTAGCACCAACATTACTATCCATCCTAGAAGGTTACGGTGCAGAATCGCTTAGGCTCGC
Proteins encoded:
- a CDS encoding ABC transporter ATP-binding protein encodes the protein MVPHIKTENLTKVYKLGGKDIRAVDEVNLEVPKGSIFGLLGRNGAGKSTLIHVLMGTVLPTSGKGTVLGYDIVKESLKIREKVGFMPEGLGFYEDLTAEQNLMAIARLIGLKKPTESVRECLKLVGLWEYRQRKYGEMSTGMRQRLGIAQALLKDPELLVLDEPTSGVDPDGAREFRRLIQELNKQGRTIFISTHLLYEIGPLFTHIAVMRQGKIVVQGSVSYLKEKLMAGQGYVYEVELSEPSQVIIDRIRSLNGVKEAILEGNKLVALCSKPLAPTLLSILEGYGAESLRLAKPTLEDIFREFSG